gatgccataccCCCCGTTCTTCACTTACTAACGCTTACAACAGTTGTGATCTCCCAAGGACACGACAGCCCCCCCAGGTTATAATAGTCTCCAGATTTTTGGGCGGTGGTTTTTGGTTTTCAGCGGGTTTTAGaggtttttgggctggaatcagtcagctacatctggcaacactggtcacGTATTCACTGCCAGACACGTGCATTTGAAACTGAGCAACACACCTTGCGTTTCTCACAGTGAGATGTTATGGATAAGACAATTAAGGGAGAAGACGCATATGAAAGATGTTTTTACCTATAGATATATACAATGTAAACATCTATGACTGTTACcgatttaaacaaaaatgttcattaTTGTAAATATCAATTTCAGTAATGGGGGTTCACTGCACAGTGCTTGTTAAATTAGCGTCCGTATATTGCATGAGAAGAAGAAACtggcaaataatacatttttttatttttctaacaGTAATTATTTCCTAAATAAACACTAACTATAAAAATTAGAGAAACCAATACTGAGGCACTCTTCTGCAACGTGTGTTTAATGAAACAGTGTCACGGGTAATAAGATACTGAGAAGGATCCAAAAATGCaagtaaaagtttatttgacacagtcagaATAAActagacaggacagggaaaatgAGTGAGAGTACGAGGGATATAGAGCGGTAGCAACCGGGAAACAGACAGACGAAATCAGGTCCAGCAGCCACTtctcacagtcctgagcacagacagacatacatgatcaaacacaacgaactgaaaAGGAAACATAGAAACGTTGCCCAAATATAGACAcgataatgaacctcagctggcgagctaatcaaaacagctgagtaccggcatgacacgtgaccataacaaatacacgtggacaaccaaaacaaaacaaacccacgtgacaaaacagacactccggaaagcgcacaaacctgcaaccgtgacaaacAGCTGTTTATTTCACTCACTATTTAAATTTAAACGCACGTTTTTCTAATACAGAAATAGCCCGTTTCCActtgagtggtacggttcggtacacttttatagccgttttcactgtcaaaaggtaccaaaaagcaaaccgtaccactttttgggtaccctttgcaaagggtaactAGCAcggcaaaagggtaccaaaaataggagctagacgcgcagctgaacgctattggtttacagagatacatcaacaaatgcgagagtgacgcgcgaaaaaacaaaggtgCAAATTATTCtttagcaaacatgaacaaactgccttgtttaacttctatcatcgccttttggactattatgaactcggaatgacactAACAGAGGCTATGTGTGCTgatgaagattacagacacagatgacaggtttgcactgactgtgagctatatgttgcgtgttgtttttgaacccaaataaggactaaatgtctgctgtgtgtagtttttctgtaattggtaacatatcggagactgtaaggggctatTTAGGCGCATCAtagatctgcagttataatcaaatcatgttcatagaagggttagtaataaacaattatacacaaatatttatgtgtataaagcatctggtTGGTacccattggtacccttttagcagcggaaatgcaagcctgataaaggtgacccgtaccatactgtaccactcagtggaaaccggCCAAGAGAGAGTGGTAATGGCCTGCTAAATTAATGCTGATATGCTTGTCCAAAAATGCCAACATTAATCTCAAATAATACAAGATTATAGTAAAATTATTGTTGGAAGCTCAAATAGAACCCTTATCTAAGCAGTAAATGGGTTTAAGGTTGGTTTTCACATGTTGCTTTGTGCCCTTAGACTGGGTTTAATTTGTATTCGTTTCTCTTTAGAGCTCATGatgctgaaagaagagactcaGGGAATAAAGGAAGAGGAAGATTTAACGAATGATGAAAAACCCACTAAGACGAAGAAGGCTTTGTCATGTGAAAAAGCTCTGAATGCCGGAACTATCAGTTCTTTAACCTGCAGTCATTGTGGAAAGGGTTTTACTAATAGATCAAAACTTAAAGTCCACACGAGACTTCATACCAGAGGAAGGCCTTACACTTGCCCTCAATGCGGAAAGAGATTTACTCAAAAAGAAAACCTCAAACTCCATAATAGAGTCCACACTGGGGAGAAACCATTTGCGTGCcaacagtgtgggaagagtttcagtcaaTTACAATCCCTCAATAATCACCTTacaatccacactggagagaagccctacacctgccctcagtgtggaaagagtttttctcaaaaaaaaagcatcaaaatccacatgaggattcacaccggagagaagccatTTGCTTGCCAACAATGTGGAGTCAGATTCAGGCAATTACAAACGCTTAAAAGTCACATtacgattcacactggagagaaacctcatgcctgccctcagtgtgggaagagtttccgTCAAAGACGGCAACTTAAAATACACTCGAGACTTCACGCTGGAGAGTTTTCATtcacatgccaacagtgtggaaagactGTCTCCCAGAAGTCAAGCCTTGAagtccacatgaggattcacaccggagagaagccgtttgCCTGCCAACACTGTGGAAGGAGGTTCAGGCAATTGCAAGGCCTTAGAGTTCACGTTACCATTCACAGTGACAAGAAGCCTTATGCCTGCCCTCAGTGTCAGAAGAGTTTCCGGTTAAAACAAAAGCTTGACGaacacatgagagttcacacgaAAGAGAAACCATTCAAGTGCCAACATTGCGGTAAAAACTTTACACGCAAACCATCCCTTGTTTCTCACATGAACACTCACACTGGAGTGAAACCGTTCATTTGTGgccagtgtggaaagagttttgcacGTAAATCTACTCTTGATAAACACTTGAGGAATCACTGAGAAGATCTCTACACTGGAGAACACGATCAAGTTCATTTTCATGGCAAAGAGGGACAGTACATTCATCTGATCACTCTTCATAACATTCTTGAGTATGAGGTGGCAAGGTGGCTCggtggttaccactgtcgcctcacagcaagaaggttgctgattcaagtcCTGACTGGACcagttgatatttctgtgtggagtttgcatgttctccgtgttggcATAGGTTtgctcagggtgctccggtttcccccacagtccaaagacgtgcagtaTGGAAAGACTGAGGTTTATAAAAAGACTGGGATGCACTGTCAAAACGCACGGCAAACAGGTGGCGATATAATCCTCAGCATAAATTCGCAATTCTCAAACTTATGGCCACAGTTCTACAGTACAGTAGTTGCTGTGTTCATTAGTTTCACCCATTTTCCTTTATCTTTTAAGTTTTTATATTCCATCATTTAGTTTATCTTCTCTGCTGGTTCTTGTCGTGTGTGGTGTAGATTTGTTCACAAACTTCACACTAGAGCCTTGCATTTGAGCCCGAGCCCGTTGGGGCCTGACTTTTTTATGCCCTTAGTGGCAGGCTTCAGGCCAATTTTCACATCACAGCTAGCACGCATATCAGGCTTCcttaaaaaaaaacgtttaatgAGCTCTAATGCATGCGGTCTGGAAGCGCCAGTGATGCCTTGTGCATAGATAGTTCCAACGACGTGCAATGGAGAACATAAAGGGAAAATTGCCGTACTTAAAACTGAAAAATGCAAGAGGAAAGGCAAACTTCTGGTCAACGTTTGAAATCGTACGAAATCGTGCATACCAGCTCCTGGACTATCAAGACCTTTGTATTACACTGTCCTCCAACATGCTTTAAACATAGATGAGcttgaagaaacagatccagagGTAGCAGAAACCCTTCAGGCTGCCAAGGTTTTGGTGCGATATTTAAAGCAATCCGGTCTGACCAACCAGTTATCAAAAACTGTCACACAGATGGCAGAAGCAAGATACAGCATCGTATTCATCAACCTTGAAACCGTCTACTTGGAGATACAGGAGGTACTTCAGATCCCCAGATGTTCTTTCCTTCCTGGGGGGATTTCTGCACCCGTTCTACAATGCACAAAGGAAATTGGAGGGGGACACATACCCAACCTCGTTGTTTTGAACAAACCACTATTGTTGATGTCCAGGAattttcaattattattgttttatcattattatcttgttattattattattattatgttttaattattattttttattgaaatggccaaattgtgactgaggacagttgaatgtgctggtcaGTTAGTTTTTGTCCaataaatgacagtaggctacagtttttctattttttcctaatgatataggATGTACCTTGTATTAATCTCATTGTCAAATTGAAACTGAGGGGtataaaaggtccactttttgagaaaaaagaaccacccctttcaccaggctggctacgggcctgtatggCTGTGCTACATATCACTGCAGCTGACTCAGAATTCAGATATGTGCTGATGTGAGGGATACAACCTGAAACTGGTCTATCTCACTACGGATAACAAACTGAACTGCTATTTGCTGGAGAAATGCTGTGGGAGGTGTGGAGAAAAGAAGTCTATAAAACTGTATGATTTTGTATGTACGATTGTATGTAGGACTGCCCGATCACCTGATTGACCGCTGTTCTAAAGCCCAGAATTCTGAAGAAGCTTTATTCACTTgataataaaagattaaaatcatTTACTGCCTCTGACAGACGTATTGAGCACGGGGAGGACTTGCGGAAAGTCCAACACTACACATCTGCTATTGGTGGAATGTAGAGACAATCTGGTGGATGGGGATAATTGGGAGGCCAAGATCAGAAAGGGCCGTtggagagaatttggccaggattatgagaagtgccatggggttTTAATTGACCAcatagagtcaggaccttggtttacatctcatccgaaagatggcactcGCTGAGAGTATAGtctccccttcactttactggagCATAAGagcacaggttgagcgccccctgctggcctcactaacagcacttccaacagcaacctagttttcccatgtggtctcccatccaggttacagccctgcttggcttcagtgagtaacgTCTTAGGTTACAGGGTGATATGGCATCCATTACCAAATATTGTTGAAGTAGAGCCCTGCATGGGCCTTAAATCTAAGCCCTGGCCCGAGTCACACAGGCTGAAGCCCGGCCCTTGTTCGACAGTTTAGCGAAATTTTTGACTCAAGTCCGACCCGAAGCTTGTTTTTTACGccaaacagcttaaaccaggggtcaccaaacttgttcctggagggccggtgtgctgcagattttagctccaaccctaatcaaacacacctgaacaagctaatcaaggtcttactaggtgtacttaaaacacccaggcaggtgtgttgaggcaagttggagataaaacctgcagggacacgggcccttcaggaccgagattggtgacccctggcttaaactgttacagccattaaaatagaccaaatttgttttttaatggaaaattagctttttcatttcattttttcatcAGAATAAAGTTTTTGTTGTCTGTTTTTTAAATGTAGGATTTAGTTTAAGTGACATCGATATCCACGCGGTATGTGGTCCACAGTGAGTTTACTCAGTTTAACCCAGTGGCGCcttgttacgaccctggtctaagaacacccgacaaataaaattcacttttaataacccctttGTGTAGGGtcactttatttgttttttttttgtctttttttttatcaccaagaaaaaacgtgaagccaaatacctcggggtgaacccacagaaaaataataaacaaaaatacactaacaaacacccaaatgaaactcactacacctaataaaataacagaaataaaaatacaaaacctaCACTTat
This region of Danio aesculapii chromosome 4, fDanAes4.1, whole genome shotgun sequence genomic DNA includes:
- the LOC130222778 gene encoding gastrula zinc finger protein XlCGF8.2DB-like, with translation MAFIKVESEDLKIEETFTVKQEDPEQPELMMLKEETQGIKEEEDLTNDEKPTKTKKALSCEKALNAGTISSLTCSHCGKGFTNRSKLKVHTRLHTRGRPYTCPQCGKRFTQKENLKLHNRVHTGEKPFACQQCGKSFSQLQSLNNHLTIHTGEKPYTCPQCGKSFSQKKSIKIHMRIHTGEKPFACQQCGVRFRQLQTLKSHITIHTGEKPHACPQCGKSFRQRRQLKIHSRLHAGEFSFTCQQCGKTVSQKSSLEVHMRIHTGEKPFACQHCGRRFRQLQGLRVHVTIHSDKKPYACPQCQKSFRLKQKLDEHMRVHTKEKPFKCQHCGKNFTRKPSLVSHMNTHTGVKPFICGQCGKSFARKSTLDKHLRNH